In Patescibacteria group bacterium, the following are encoded in one genomic region:
- a CDS encoding 4Fe-4S dicluster domain-containing protein, producing MSKTKFLELINFLQKNHKVYGPVLDLASRLLVREIKNPEDLVLNGRLTHYSFKNFFLPACESLFDYDHQKLKETNYSYKKQAIVGMTISDLKALELYDQVFAKDPYYQERRRQTLVIGYGLAGEKSYSEELIYEQKFEEDILEHVKFDVFLELESNTTNKISNDFCHVFAGSVEGQKVLDGFGYKDYKNIKYVGPIKENGLDKTMVAVFNKMKKGYAKKIWEDIGKRCIECGQCTLVCPTCYCFRIDDEPSLDKGKGKRIRCWDACMYHEFSEISGKTRLLKNTEQRMWFWFYHKFVRIPFKYKIPGCVKCGRCSRVCPVDIDFMKVLQDVLKS from the coding sequence ATGTCTAAAACAAAATTTTTAGAATTAATCAATTTTTTACAAAAAAACCATAAAGTTTATGGGCCTGTTTTGGATCTGGCAAGCAGATTATTAGTTCGCGAAATAAAAAATCCAGAAGATTTGGTTTTGAATGGCAGATTGACGCATTATTCTTTTAAAAATTTCTTTTTACCAGCTTGTGAATCTTTGTTTGATTATGATCATCAAAAATTAAAAGAGACAAATTATAGTTATAAAAAACAAGCAATTGTTGGAATGACAATATCTGATTTAAAAGCATTAGAATTGTATGATCAGGTTTTTGCTAAAGATCCATATTATCAAGAAAGAAGAAGACAGACTCTGGTGATTGGATATGGTTTGGCGGGCGAAAAAAGTTATTCAGAAGAATTAATTTATGAACAAAAATTTGAGGAAGATATATTAGAACATGTTAAATTTGATGTCTTTCTCGAATTAGAATCTAATACGACTAATAAAATCTCTAATGACTTTTGTCACGTTTTTGCTGGATCTGTTGAAGGACAGAAAGTTTTGGATGGTTTTGGATATAAAGATTATAAAAATATAAAATATGTTGGGCCTATTAAGGAGAACGGTTTAGATAAGACAATGGTCGCTGTTTTTAACAAGATGAAAAAGGGTTATGCAAAAAAGATTTGGGAAGATATTGGAAAAAGATGTATAGAATGCGGACAATGCACTTTGGTTTGTCCGACTTGCTATTGTTTCAGAATTGATGACGAACCAAGTTTAGATAAAGGTAAAGGTAAAAGAATAAGATGTTGGGATGCATGCATGTATCATGAATTTTCAGAAATTTCTGGTAAGACTAGATTATTGAAAAATACTGAACAGAGAATGTGGTTTTGGTTTTATCATAAATTTGTGAGAATCCCATTCAAATATAAAATACCAGGATGCGTGAAATGTGGGCGATGTTCAAGAGTTTGTCCGGTCGATATTGATTTTATGAAGGTTTTGCAGGATGTATTAAAGAGTTAA